One Pseudomonas entomophila genomic window carries:
- a CDS encoding non-ribosomal peptide synthetase has product MLDTSPSRANACAQPAVLPENWHHDEPFDTSLCVHGLFEAQARRAPDAIAARCDGQVLGYGELNAQANRLAHHLRALGVGPDVRVGLCLARSLDMLVAVLAVLKAGGAYVPLDPGYPRARLAHMLADSTPTVLISHGPARAALDGLSLAPVLLDLDDTVAWADQPAHDPDPQAIGLTPRHLAYVIYTSGSTGTPKGVMVEHRGLVALSTAWARLYPLQAPLNHLQMAGFSFDVFSADLIRALGFGGTLVLCPRDTLMDPPALYRLLCEAEVGFGDFVPAVLNPLLDWAQANGRDLSFLRTVVCGSDVWTAHSARQLRRLCGERVQVVQAYGVTEASIDSTCHEVPAEVAEGALPIGRPLANCRVYLLDAQGEASEEGELYLGGVGVARGYLNLPQLTAERFVDDPFVAGERLYRTGDLARLRADGQLEFLGRNDHQAKLRGLRLELGEIEARLAEIPGVRESLVQLRQDSPGEPCLVAYYAQHEGAALTPAGLRQQLRTHLPDYMVPNAFMPLAALPLTANGKYDRNGLPAPDASAFGQRDYQAPQGVLESTLAAIWSEVLGITPIGREDHFFSLGGHSLLVMRVLAKVRQDLALEAAPSALFESPRLMDFALRLQASQDEGRLPITSVERTGAQTLSSAQQRLWFLAQMEGGNAAYHMPLNLRLRGALQVQALSASLDHLVARHEALRTTFVSVEGDGRQCVGAPDQGMAFTQVDLQGLPAASARLEALIDEEGAKPFDLAQGPLMRACLVRLAQDEHVLLLTQHHIISDGWSVGVFTRDLEALYRAALLGHEANLPVLPVQYVDYTAWHRQWLSGERLEAQRRYWRQALEGAPALLTLATDHPRPAVQDYRGGFVPLVLDQALTTRLKALCGTHDTTLFMTLLSAWSLLLMRLSGQDDVVIGVPSANRPDPALDGLIGFFVNTLALRMTRTGAPSLGEWLHQARQVTLHAQAHQDLPFEQVVELLNPPRSLAYSPLFQVLFAWEQDQGQTLALPGLEITPVRASQHVAKFDLQLALSERDGQIVGGLEYACGLFERATVERIGGYLCRLLEGMVGAPGQSIATLELLDARERVQVLDTWNRTARDTASQPGCMARLEAVARRIPDAPALVADGQALSYAELNRAANRLAHHLVALGIGPEQRVGLCLERSAHMVVGLLAILKAGAAYVPFDPAYPAERLAFMLADAAPGLVLTQASLRPGLPPAVDLLCLDSDAARWAGCPDRDPQVAVSPANLGYVLYTSGSTGRPKGVAHSRRALDNLIAWQLDEAPTVRRVLQFASLNFDVSFQEICSTLCQGGTLQLMSEAGRKDLATLRPTLVAQGVGRAFLPFAVLQQLAAVTEPDAPMPPGGCEIVTAGEALQVNDALRAFVRALGGARLYNQYGPTETHVVSQFSLDCADAGHWPELPPIGKPIANARLYVLDGDLNPLPVGVPGELYIAGACLARGYLNQPLLSAERFLPDPFSPEPGARMYRSGDLARLQADGNVHYLGRVDQQVKLRGFRIELGEIDSLLRQQPGVQDVAVLLREDVAGDPRLVAYVVGAGEAQTLRAALQRQLPEHMLPTAWVSLAQLPLTRNGKLDRQALPAPERGGAADYEAPRDESERRMAQVWAEVLKCERVGIRDNFFDLGGHSLLATRLIYAINQRLGAQLSLSSLFQAPVLMELAALVKVTEEEQAEPQAQALQADPAGRHAPFPLTDIQQAYWFGREASVSLGGVSAHGYEEWRIPDFDIPRFEAALNRMIRRHDMLRVVFLDDGTQQVLAQVPTYHLARSDLRGMSAEQARDALLATRARQSHQVLDASRWPLFAFSVSLLDNGISHLHISLDALVVDAASTQILARELMAYYAAPDLQLPEPGVTFRDYVLAERQLRGGQRYERALDYWRGRIETLAPAPDLPRVCQPESIANPHFTRRDRDMPAAQWRQLKAMARQFGITPSVMLLTAFSEVLALWSRQPRFTLSLPLFNRLPLHPQVDAIIGDFTSLVLLEVAIDGNASFTDKARAVQARLWQDIDHSVVSGVRVLRELSQARGVQQTAMPIVFNSTLSEAAPELAEFNLGDALGATLEHSITQTPHVWLDHTLLELEGRLLFNWDSIDALFPEGMIEQMFVAYNTLLDQLLVPEAWAASTPQLLPQARLPQAPPAPRDLPLMHELFERQALATPQAVAVLGARELSFGQLRQEARQLAAQLQALGVQPNQLVAVVMERGWEQVVATLAILYAGGAYLPIDPNLPSARLQHILERAEATLALTQPCLLALLAWPAQVTALAVTDQPGSQVEALREVPVRPDDLAYVIYTSGSTGTPKGVVIDHQGAVNTLLDINRRFAVGPQDRVLAISSLSFDLSVYDFFGTLAAGAAVVMLEPQLSLDPAHWAALIERHQVSLWNSVPALLGMLVEYLEGEGRALPATLRLAMLSGDWIPLALPERAWALRPGLQLMSLGGATEASIWSIGYPITQVDPTWRSIPYGQALAHQQFHVLDDALQVRPTWVTGHLYIGGIGLAKGYWRDETLSARSFFDHPLTGERLYRTGDLGRRLPDGNIEFLGRDDNQVKVQGYRIELGEIEAALNRHPGVHSAVVRILGEAQAQKRLAGYVLKADPALQAGDFASYLADKLPGYMVPSSFTFVEAWPLSANGKVDKSRLPAPDQVQAGGLQLEVEGPLEQRLVAIVQQVLGQPSIAADANLLSLGATSIDIVRISNALSSELRFRPHVAHLLAQPTLLNLLALYRQRAPRQETPSTSVDEVLEDPQQRAAFKAEQRARRRFAYDTPQVALARPVDPSFAQRYRDYRSVRQYREQPIAAQAFAELLAVLAQGQLDGEAKYLFPSAGGAYPLQTYLYIKPGRVLGVPGGAYYHDPVGHRLVAVGEGVLDPDTYDYFVNRPVYEGAAFALFFVADLAAIRPLYGEGSHDFCLIEAGAMAQLLTMAAADQGLGLCGVGSVESQKLVSLFDLGASHTLVYSMVGGLRGGDAPPRTQPEALAIAAQDDTDMEEFEV; this is encoded by the coding sequence ATGCTCGACACTTCCCCCTCGCGCGCCAACGCCTGCGCGCAGCCCGCCGTATTACCCGAGAACTGGCACCACGATGAGCCGTTCGATACCTCTCTGTGCGTACACGGCCTGTTCGAAGCCCAGGCGCGGCGGGCGCCAGACGCCATCGCCGCGCGATGCGACGGGCAAGTGCTGGGGTATGGCGAACTCAACGCCCAGGCCAACCGCCTGGCCCATCACCTGCGCGCGCTTGGCGTCGGGCCGGATGTGCGGGTCGGGCTGTGCCTGGCACGTTCGCTGGACATGCTGGTGGCTGTGCTCGCCGTACTCAAGGCCGGTGGCGCCTATGTGCCGCTGGACCCTGGCTACCCACGGGCGCGCCTGGCGCACATGCTCGCCGACAGCACGCCGACGGTGCTGATCAGCCATGGCCCGGCACGGGCCGCACTGGACGGCCTGTCGCTGGCGCCCGTGTTGCTCGACCTCGACGACACCGTGGCCTGGGCCGACCAGCCTGCCCATGATCCGGACCCACAGGCCATCGGGCTGACGCCCCGGCACCTGGCCTATGTGATCTATACCTCCGGCTCCACCGGCACGCCCAAGGGGGTGATGGTCGAGCACCGTGGCCTGGTCGCTCTCAGCACGGCATGGGCACGCTTGTACCCGTTGCAGGCGCCGCTCAATCACCTGCAGATGGCCGGCTTCTCGTTCGATGTGTTCAGCGCCGACCTGATCCGCGCCCTGGGCTTTGGCGGCACCCTGGTGCTGTGCCCGCGCGACACGCTGATGGACCCGCCCGCGCTGTACCGATTGCTGTGCGAAGCCGAAGTGGGTTTCGGCGACTTCGTGCCGGCGGTGCTCAACCCGCTGCTGGACTGGGCCCAGGCCAATGGCCGGGATTTGTCGTTCCTGCGCACGGTGGTGTGCGGCTCGGATGTCTGGACCGCCCACAGTGCCCGCCAGTTGCGCCGCCTGTGCGGCGAGCGAGTGCAGGTCGTGCAGGCGTACGGCGTCACCGAGGCGAGCATCGACAGCACCTGCCACGAGGTGCCTGCCGAGGTGGCTGAGGGGGCGTTGCCCATCGGCCGACCGCTGGCGAACTGCCGCGTCTATCTGCTCGATGCCCAGGGCGAGGCGAGCGAGGAGGGTGAGCTCTACCTCGGCGGCGTCGGCGTTGCCCGCGGCTACTTGAACCTGCCGCAACTGACCGCCGAGCGCTTTGTCGATGATCCCTTCGTCGCCGGTGAGCGCCTGTATCGCACCGGCGACCTGGCGCGCCTGCGCGCCGACGGCCAGCTCGAATTCCTCGGGCGCAACGATCACCAGGCCAAGCTGCGCGGCTTGCGCCTTGAGCTGGGCGAGATCGAGGCACGCCTGGCGGAAATCCCCGGGGTGCGGGAAAGCCTGGTGCAGTTGCGCCAGGACTCGCCGGGCGAGCCATGCCTGGTGGCCTACTATGCCCAGCACGAGGGGGCCGCGCTGACCCCGGCCGGGCTGCGCCAGCAGTTGCGCACGCACCTGCCGGACTACATGGTACCGAACGCCTTCATGCCATTGGCCGCCTTGCCGCTGACCGCCAATGGCAAGTACGACCGCAACGGCCTGCCCGCGCCCGATGCCAGCGCGTTCGGGCAACGCGACTACCAGGCCCCGCAAGGCGTGCTGGAGAGCACCCTGGCAGCGATCTGGAGCGAGGTGCTGGGGATCACGCCCATCGGTCGTGAAGACCACTTCTTCAGCCTGGGCGGTCACTCGCTGCTGGTCATGCGGGTGCTGGCCAAAGTGCGCCAGGACCTGGCCCTGGAAGCGGCGCCCTCGGCACTGTTCGAAAGCCCGCGGCTCATGGACTTCGCCCTGAGGCTGCAGGCCAGCCAGGATGAAGGGCGCCTGCCGATCACCAGTGTCGAACGAACCGGCGCGCAAACGTTGTCGTCCGCCCAGCAGCGTCTCTGGTTCCTGGCGCAGATGGAGGGGGGCAACGCCGCCTACCACATGCCGCTGAACCTGCGTCTGCGGGGGGCCTTGCAGGTGCAGGCGCTGAGTGCCAGCCTGGACCACCTGGTGGCGCGTCATGAGGCACTGCGCACCACCTTCGTCAGTGTCGAAGGCGACGGCCGCCAGTGTGTCGGTGCCCCCGACCAGGGCATGGCGTTCACCCAGGTCGACCTGCAGGGCCTGCCCGCTGCTTCTGCGCGTCTTGAAGCCTTGATCGACGAGGAGGGGGCGAAGCCGTTCGACCTGGCCCAGGGGCCGCTGATGCGTGCCTGCCTGGTGCGCCTGGCGCAGGATGAGCATGTGCTGTTGCTGACCCAGCACCACATCATCTCCGACGGTTGGTCGGTAGGCGTGTTCACCCGTGATCTGGAGGCCTTGTACCGCGCCGCGTTGCTGGGCCACGAAGCGAACCTGCCGGTGCTGCCAGTGCAATACGTGGACTACACCGCCTGGCATCGCCAATGGCTGAGCGGCGAACGCCTCGAGGCGCAGCGGCGTTACTGGCGCCAGGCGTTGGAGGGGGCGCCGGCGCTGCTGACGCTGGCGACCGATCACCCGCGCCCGGCCGTGCAGGACTATCGCGGCGGCTTCGTGCCGCTGGTGCTGGACCAGGCCCTGACCACGCGCCTGAAAGCCCTGTGCGGCACCCACGACACCACGCTGTTCATGACCTTGCTGAGTGCCTGGTCGCTGCTGCTGATGCGCCTGTCCGGGCAGGACGACGTGGTGATCGGCGTGCCCTCGGCCAACCGCCCGGACCCGGCGCTGGACGGCCTGATCGGCTTCTTCGTCAACACCCTGGCCCTGCGCATGACCCGCACGGGAGCACCGTCGCTGGGCGAATGGCTGCATCAGGCGCGCCAGGTGACGTTGCACGCCCAAGCCCATCAGGACTTGCCGTTCGAGCAGGTGGTGGAGCTGCTGAACCCGCCACGCAGCCTGGCCTACAGCCCGCTGTTCCAGGTGCTGTTCGCCTGGGAGCAGGACCAGGGCCAGACCCTGGCCTTGCCCGGGCTGGAAATCACGCCTGTGCGCGCCAGCCAGCACGTCGCCAAGTTCGACCTGCAACTGGCGCTGAGCGAACGCGATGGGCAGATCGTCGGTGGGTTGGAATACGCCTGCGGGCTGTTCGAGCGCGCCACCGTGGAGCGCATTGGCGGCTACCTGTGCCGGCTGCTGGAGGGGATGGTCGGCGCTCCCGGGCAGTCGATCGCCACACTCGAACTGCTGGACGCGCGGGAGCGCGTGCAGGTGCTGGATACCTGGAACCGCACGGCCCGCGACACCGCCAGCCAGCCGGGCTGCATGGCGCGCCTGGAGGCCGTCGCCCGCCGCATTCCGGATGCCCCGGCGCTGGTCGCCGACGGCCAGGCCCTGAGCTACGCCGAGCTGAACCGTGCGGCCAACCGCCTGGCCCACCACCTGGTCGCCCTGGGCATTGGCCCCGAACAACGGGTAGGGCTGTGCCTGGAGCGCTCGGCACACATGGTCGTCGGCCTGCTGGCCATCCTCAAGGCCGGCGCCGCCTATGTGCCGTTCGACCCGGCGTACCCGGCCGAGCGCCTGGCCTTCATGCTCGCCGACGCCGCCCCTGGCCTGGTGCTGACCCAGGCCTCGCTGCGTCCGGGCCTGCCGCCAGCGGTCGACCTGCTGTGCCTGGACAGCGACGCGGCGCGCTGGGCGGGCTGCCCGGACAGGGACCCGCAGGTGGCGGTGAGCCCCGCGAACCTTGGTTACGTGCTCTACACCTCCGGTTCGACCGGCCGCCCCAAGGGTGTGGCCCACAGCCGTCGTGCCCTGGACAACCTGATTGCCTGGCAGTTGGACGAGGCGCCCACGGTGCGTCGTGTGCTGCAGTTCGCCTCGCTGAACTTCGACGTGTCGTTCCAGGAAATCTGCAGCACCCTGTGCCAGGGCGGCACTTTGCAACTGATGAGCGAGGCCGGGCGCAAGGACCTGGCCACCCTGCGCCCGACCCTGGTGGCCCAGGGTGTCGGGCGCGCGTTCCTGCCGTTCGCCGTGCTGCAACAGTTGGCCGCCGTGACCGAGCCCGACGCGCCGATGCCGCCTGGCGGCTGCGAAATCGTCACGGCCGGCGAGGCGTTGCAGGTCAATGACGCGCTGCGTGCATTCGTTCGTGCCCTGGGCGGCGCGCGCCTGTACAACCAGTACGGGCCGACCGAGACCCATGTGGTCAGCCAGTTCAGCCTCGATTGCGCCGATGCCGGACACTGGCCGGAACTGCCGCCCATCGGCAAGCCGATCGCCAATGCGCGGCTCTACGTGCTGGACGGCGATCTCAATCCACTGCCGGTGGGCGTACCCGGTGAGCTGTACATCGCCGGCGCCTGCCTGGCCCGAGGCTACCTCAACCAGCCCCTGCTGAGCGCCGAGCGCTTCCTGCCCGATCCATTCAGCCCCGAGCCGGGCGCGCGCATGTATCGCAGTGGCGACCTGGCCCGGCTGCAAGCCGATGGCAACGTCCATTACCTGGGGCGCGTGGACCAGCAGGTCAAGCTGCGCGGTTTCCGTATCGAGCTGGGCGAGATCGACAGCCTGTTGCGCCAGCAGCCTGGCGTGCAGGATGTCGCCGTGCTGCTGCGCGAGGACGTTGCCGGCGATCCGCGGCTGGTAGCCTACGTGGTGGGCGCCGGCGAAGCGCAAACCCTGCGCGCGGCCTTGCAGCGCCAATTGCCCGAGCACATGCTGCCCACTGCCTGGGTCAGCCTGGCGCAGCTGCCGCTGACCCGCAACGGCAAGCTCGACCGCCAGGCCCTGCCGGCGCCCGAGCGCGGCGGCGCGGCGGACTATGAAGCGCCGCGCGACGAGAGCGAGCGGCGCATGGCGCAGGTCTGGGCCGAAGTGCTCAAGTGCGAGCGGGTGGGTATCCGCGACAATTTCTTCGACCTGGGTGGCCATTCGCTGCTGGCCACGCGCCTGATCTACGCGATCAACCAGCGCCTGGGTGCGCAGTTGTCGCTGAGCAGCCTGTTCCAGGCGCCGGTGCTGATGGAGCTGGCCGCCCTGGTGAAGGTGACCGAGGAGGAGCAGGCCGAGCCGCAGGCCCAGGCCCTGCAAGCCGACCCGGCCGGGCGCCACGCACCGTTCCCGCTCACCGACATCCAGCAGGCCTACTGGTTCGGCCGTGAGGCCAGCGTCAGTCTCGGCGGTGTCAGCGCCCATGGCTATGAAGAGTGGCGCATCCCCGATTTCGACATCCCCCGCTTCGAGGCCGCGCTGAACCGCATGATCCGCCGCCACGACATGCTGCGCGTGGTGTTCCTGGACGACGGCACCCAGCAGGTGCTGGCGCAGGTGCCGACCTACCACCTGGCCCGAAGCGACCTGCGCGGCATGAGCGCCGAGCAGGCCCGGGACGCCCTGCTGGCCACCCGTGCGCGCCAGTCGCACCAGGTGCTCGACGCCAGCCGCTGGCCGCTGTTCGCCTTCAGCGTGTCGCTGCTGGACAACGGCATCAGCCACCTGCACATCAGCCTCGACGCCCTGGTGGTCGATGCCGCCAGCACGCAGATCCTCGCCCGCGAGCTGATGGCGTACTACGCCGCGCCGGATCTGCAACTGCCTGAACCCGGCGTGACCTTCCGCGACTATGTGCTCGCCGAGCGCCAGCTGCGCGGTGGCCAACGCTATGAACGTGCCCTGGACTACTGGCGCGGGCGCATCGAGACCCTGGCCCCGGCCCCGGACCTGCCGCGGGTGTGCCAGCCGGAAAGCATCGCCAACCCGCACTTCACCCGCCGCGACCGCGACATGCCGGCGGCGCAATGGCGCCAGCTCAAGGCCATGGCCCGGCAGTTCGGCATCACCCCGTCGGTGATGCTGCTGACCGCGTTCAGCGAAGTCCTGGCGCTGTGGAGCCGCCAGCCGCGCTTCACCCTGAGCCTGCCGCTGTTCAACCGCCTGCCGCTGCACCCGCAGGTCGACGCGATCATCGGCGACTTCACCTCCCTGGTGCTGCTGGAGGTGGCCATCGATGGCAACGCCAGCTTCACCGACAAGGCCCGCGCCGTGCAGGCGCGCCTGTGGCAGGACATCGACCACTCGGTGGTCAGCGGTGTGCGCGTGCTGCGCGAGCTGTCCCAGGCCCGTGGCGTGCAGCAGACGGCGATGCCGATCGTGTTCAACAGCACCTTGTCGGAAGCGGCGCCTGAGCTTGCCGAGTTCAACCTGGGCGACGCCCTGGGCGCGACGTTGGAACACAGCATCACCCAGACCCCGCACGTGTGGCTCGACCACACCCTGCTCGAGCTCGAAGGCCGCCTGCTGTTCAACTGGGACAGCATCGACGCGCTGTTCCCCGAGGGCATGATCGAGCAGATGTTCGTCGCCTATAACACGCTGCTCGACCAACTGCTGGTACCTGAGGCCTGGGCTGCCAGCACGCCGCAGTTGCTGCCGCAGGCACGTTTGCCGCAAGCACCGCCGGCGCCACGCGACCTGCCGCTCATGCACGAGCTGTTCGAGCGCCAGGCCCTGGCCACGCCACAGGCCGTCGCGGTGCTGGGGGCCCGGGAACTGAGCTTCGGTCAGTTGCGCCAGGAAGCTCGGCAGTTGGCCGCTCAGTTGCAGGCCCTTGGTGTGCAGCCCAACCAGCTGGTCGCGGTGGTGATGGAGCGCGGCTGGGAACAGGTGGTGGCGACGCTGGCGATCCTCTACGCCGGCGGCGCCTACCTGCCCATCGACCCGAACCTGCCCAGCGCGCGCCTGCAGCACATTCTCGAACGCGCCGAGGCCACCCTGGCGCTGACCCAGCCGTGCCTGTTGGCACTGCTGGCGTGGCCGGCGCAGGTCACCGCCCTGGCGGTCACCGACCAGCCCGGCAGCCAGGTCGAAGCGCTGCGTGAAGTGCCGGTGCGGCCCGATGACCTGGCCTATGTGATCTACACCTCCGGCTCCACCGGCACGCCCAAGGGCGTGGTGATCGACCACCAGGGCGCGGTCAACACCTTGCTCGACATCAACCGCCGCTTTGCCGTGGGCCCGCAAGACCGAGTGCTGGCGATCTCGTCGCTGAGCTTCGACCTGTCGGTGTACGACTTCTTCGGCACCCTGGCGGCGGGCGCCGCGGTCGTCATGCTCGAGCCGCAGCTGAGCCTGGACCCGGCGCACTGGGCCGCGTTGATCGAGCGCCATCAGGTCAGCCTGTGGAACTCGGTGCCGGCACTGCTGGGCATGCTGGTCGAGTACCTGGAGGGCGAGGGCAGGGCGCTGCCGGCGACCCTGCGCCTGGCCATGCTCTCCGGCGACTGGATCCCGCTGGCGTTGCCCGAGCGCGCCTGGGCACTGCGCCCAGGGCTGCAACTGATGAGCCTGGGCGGGGCCACCGAGGCGTCGATCTGGTCGATCGGCTACCCGATCACCCAGGTCGACCCGACCTGGCGCAGCATCCCCTATGGCCAGGCGCTGGCTCACCAGCAGTTCCATGTGCTGGACGACGCGCTGCAAGTGCGCCCGACCTGGGTCACCGGCCACCTTTACATCGGCGGTATCGGCCTGGCCAAGGGCTACTGGCGCGACGAGACGTTGAGCGCCCGGAGCTTCTTCGACCACCCGCTGACCGGCGAGCGCCTTTACCGCACCGGCGACCTGGGGCGCCGGCTGCCGGATGGCAACATCGAGTTCCTTGGCCGCGACGACAACCAGGTCAAGGTCCAGGGCTACCGCATCGAGCTGGGTGAGATCGAGGCGGCGCTCAACCGTCACCCGGGCGTGCACAGCGCGGTGGTGCGCATCCTCGGCGAGGCCCAGGCGCAGAAGCGCCTGGCCGGCTACGTGCTCAAGGCCGACCCGGCGCTGCAGGCCGGCGACTTCGCCAGTTACCTCGCCGACAAGCTGCCGGGGTACATGGTGCCGTCGTCGTTCACTTTCGTGGAGGCCTGGCCGCTGTCGGCCAATGGCAAGGTCGACAAGAGCCGGCTGCCCGCGCCCGATCAGGTGCAAGCCGGTGGTCTGCAACTGGAGGTTGAAGGGCCGCTGGAGCAGCGGCTGGTGGCGATCGTCCAGCAGGTGCTGGGCCAGCCAAGCATTGCCGCCGATGCCAACCTGCTGAGCCTTGGCGCCACGTCCATCGATATCGTGCGCATCAGCAACGCGCTGTCGAGTGAACTGCGCTTCCGCCCCCACGTGGCGCACCTGCTGGCGCAGCCGACCCTGCTCAACCTGCTCGCGCTGTATCGCCAGCGTGCGCCACGCCAGGAAACGCCGAGCACAAGCGTCGATGAGGTGCTGGAAGACCCGCAGCAGCGCGCGGCTTTCAAGGCCGAGCAGCGCGCAAGACGCCGCTTTGCCTACGACACGCCGCAGGTGGCCCTGGCGCGGCCGGTCGATCCGTCCTTCGCCCAGCGCTACCGTGACTACCGTTCGGTGCGCCAGTATCGGGAGCAACCCATTGCCGCGCAGGCGTTCGCCGAGCTCCTGGCGGTGCTGGCCCAGGGGCAGCTGGACGGCGAGGCGAAGTACCTGTTCCCGTCCGCGGGTGGCGCCTACCCGCTGCAGACCTACCTCTACATCAAGCCCGGCCGGGTGCTCGGTGTGCCGGGCGGCGCCTACTACCACGACCCGGTGGGGCATCGCCTGGTGGCCGTGGGCGAGGGCGTGCTCGACCCGGACACCTACGACTACTTCGTCAATCGACCGGTATACGAAGGCGCGGCGTTCGCGCTGTTCTTCGTCGCCGACCTGGCGGCGATCCGTCCGTTGTACGGCGAGGGGAGCCACGACTTCTGCCTGATCGAGGCGGGGGCGATGGCACAGTTGCTGACCATGGCCGCCGCTGACCAAGGGCTGGGCCTGTGCGGCGTCGGTTCGGTGGAGTCACAGAAGCTTGTCTCGCTGTTCGACCTGGGGGCGAGCCATACGCTGGTCTACTCGATGGTCGGCGGGTTGCGTGGGGGAGATGCGCCGCCTCGCACACAGCCGGAAGCGCTGGCCATCGCGGCGCAGGACGACACTGACATGGAGGAATTCGAAGTATGA